Proteins co-encoded in one Synergistaceae bacterium genomic window:
- a CDS encoding serine/threonine-protein phosphatase — translation MITINFSCKSTIGLVRKNNEDNFYCNGEMLISQENYSLNGFARTPCIFAVCDGMGGESNGELASLTAVNVLDEYAENIKLAALSSKNVDETVQLYISAANKKICNVMRENSFRMGTTLALVVIAGDFIRAYNIGDSRIYKAQNNILSRISEDHTIADQKIKMGLLTQEQARHDKSKHVLTRCLGIFEHEMILTPYVVPPFVVNDNLRLLLCSDGLTDMLSDSQIRDIIFANKDTRTTANVLINAALHNGGRDNITCIIIDIQNKGEIN, via the coding sequence ATGATTACAATAAATTTTTCATGCAAATCAACAATAGGCTTAGTTCGCAAAAATAACGAGGATAATTTTTATTGCAACGGAGAAATGTTAATCTCACAAGAAAATTATTCTCTGAATGGATTTGCCCGAACTCCCTGTATCTTTGCTGTTTGTGATGGTATGGGAGGAGAATCTAACGGCGAATTAGCTTCATTAACGGCTGTAAATGTTCTTGATGAATACGCCGAAAATATCAAACTCGCTGCTTTATCATCTAAAAATGTTGATGAAACTGTGCAATTATACATATCTGCTGCAAATAAAAAAATTTGCAATGTTATGCGCGAAAACTCTTTTCGGATGGGGACTACGTTAGCTCTTGTTGTTATTGCAGGTGATTTTATCAGAGCATATAACATCGGCGATTCAAGAATATATAAAGCGCAGAACAATATTTTATCTCGTATTTCAGAGGATCATACTATAGCAGATCAGAAAATTAAAATGGGACTGCTTACACAAGAACAAGCGAGACACGACAAAAGCAAGCATGTATTAACCCGCTGTCTTGGAATTTTTGAGCATGAAATGATTTTAACGCCTTATGTAGTCCCCCCGTTTGTTGTAAATGATAATTTGCGTTTGCTGTTGTGCTCGGATGGATTAACTGACATGCTTTCAGATTCACAAATACGAGACATAATATTTGCAAATAAAGATACTCGAACAACTGCTAATGTTCTTATTAATGCAGCACTTCATAACGGCGGACGAGATAACATAACTTGCATAATAATAGATATTCAGAATAAAGGAGAAATAAATTAA